From Streptomyces fungicidicus, one genomic window encodes:
- a CDS encoding cobalamin biosynthesis protein, which produces MGADRVFAYGAAAGLLGDLLLGDPRRGHPVAAFGRAAAAVERVLWRDDRGRGAVHTAVCVGGTVVLGSLAARSVRSSPAASAALTGVATWAVVGGTSLAREARAIGRALDAGDVEAARAWLPHLCGRDPQALDADGIARAVVESVAENTSDAVVGALVWGAVAGVPGLLGFRAVNTLDAMVGHKSPRHLRYGWASARLDDVAGWPGARLTAVLAALAGPDPRGAVRAWRADAAKHPSPNAGPVEASFAGALGVRLGGTLSYGGRVEHRPVLNGGGRAVSVADIDRAVRLSRRVGWLALAAGAAARRVTKGRAS; this is translated from the coding sequence ATGGGTGCCGATCGCGTGTTCGCGTACGGCGCCGCCGCCGGCCTCCTCGGCGACCTGCTCCTCGGCGATCCCCGCCGCGGTCATCCGGTCGCCGCTTTCGGACGGGCCGCGGCCGCCGTGGAACGGGTGCTGTGGCGGGACGACCGGGGCCGGGGCGCCGTGCACACCGCCGTGTGCGTCGGCGGGACCGTCGTCCTGGGAAGCCTCGCCGCCCGCTCCGTACGCTCCTCCCCCGCCGCCTCCGCCGCCCTGACCGGCGTCGCCACCTGGGCCGTCGTCGGCGGGACCTCGCTGGCCCGGGAGGCCCGCGCCATCGGGCGGGCGCTGGACGCCGGGGACGTCGAGGCGGCCCGGGCGTGGCTGCCGCACCTGTGCGGCCGCGACCCCCAGGCGCTGGACGCCGACGGGATCGCCCGCGCGGTGGTCGAGTCCGTCGCCGAGAACACCTCCGACGCCGTGGTGGGCGCGCTGGTGTGGGGCGCCGTCGCCGGGGTGCCGGGACTGCTCGGGTTCCGGGCCGTCAACACGCTCGACGCGATGGTCGGCCACAAGTCCCCGCGCCACCTCCGCTACGGCTGGGCCTCCGCCCGCCTCGACGACGTGGCCGGCTGGCCGGGGGCGCGGCTGACCGCCGTGCTCGCCGCGCTCGCGGGCCCCGACCCGCGCGGCGCCGTACGGGCGTGGCGCGCCGACGCCGCGAAGCACCCCAGCCCCAACGCCGGGCCCGTGGAGGCGTCGTTCGCCGGCGCGCTCGGCGTGCGGCTCGGCGGGACCCTCTCCTACGGCGGGCGGGTCGAACACCGGCCCGTCCTCAACGGCGGCGGACGTGCCGTGTCCGTGGCCGACATCGACCGGGCGGTACGGCTCTCGCGGCGGGTCGGCTGGCTCGCGCTCGCGGCCGGTGCCGCCGCGCGGAGGGTGACGAAGGGACGTGCATCGTGA
- a CDS encoding ABC-F family ATP-binding cassette domain-containing protein, which yields MISASGIELRAGARVLIESATFRVAKGDRIGLVGRNGAGKTTLTKVLAGQGIPAGGTVTRSGEVGYLPQDPRTGDLDVLARDRILSARGLDVLIRKMRDNEQRIANGQGATREKALKQYERQETEFLTKGGYAAEAEAATIAAALNLPDRVLGQPLHTLSGGQRRRVELARILFSDADTLLLDEPTNHLDADSIVWLRDYLKTYRGGFIVISHDVDLVETVVNKVFYLDANRAQIDVYNMGWKLYQQQREADEKRRRRERQNAEKKAAALNAQADKMRAKATKTVAAQNMARRAEKLLSGLEDVRQSDKVAKLRFPEPSPCGKTPLMAEGLSKSYGSLEIFTDVDLAIDKGSRVVILGLNGAGKTTLLRLLGGVEQPDTGAVVPGHGLKLGYYAQEHETLDPERSVLENMRSAAPDLDLVEVRKVLGSFLFSGDDVDKPAGVLSGGEKTRLALATLVVSSANVLLLDEPTNNLDPASREEILGALRTYKGAVVLVTHDEGAVEALQPERIILLPDGVEDLWGADYADLVALA from the coding sequence GTGATCTCCGCCTCCGGCATCGAGCTGCGCGCCGGTGCCCGCGTCCTCATCGAAAGCGCCACCTTCCGCGTCGCCAAGGGCGACCGCATCGGCCTGGTCGGCCGCAACGGCGCGGGCAAGACCACCCTCACCAAGGTCCTCGCCGGCCAGGGCATCCCCGCCGGCGGCACCGTCACCCGCTCCGGCGAGGTCGGCTATCTGCCCCAGGACCCCCGCACCGGCGACCTCGACGTGCTCGCCCGCGACCGCATCCTCTCCGCGCGCGGCCTCGACGTGCTGATCCGCAAGATGCGCGACAACGAGCAGCGCATCGCCAACGGACAGGGCGCCACCCGCGAGAAGGCCCTCAAGCAGTACGAGCGCCAGGAGACGGAGTTCCTCACCAAGGGCGGATACGCCGCCGAGGCCGAGGCCGCCACCATCGCCGCCGCGCTGAACCTGCCCGACCGGGTGCTCGGCCAGCCCCTGCACACCCTCTCCGGCGGTCAGCGCCGCCGCGTCGAGCTGGCGCGGATCCTGTTCTCCGACGCGGACACCCTGCTCCTCGACGAGCCGACCAACCACCTCGACGCCGACTCGATCGTCTGGCTGCGCGACTACCTCAAGACCTACCGCGGCGGCTTCATCGTGATCTCCCACGACGTCGACCTGGTCGAGACGGTCGTCAACAAGGTGTTCTACCTGGACGCCAACCGCGCCCAGATCGACGTCTACAACATGGGCTGGAAGCTCTACCAGCAGCAGCGCGAGGCCGACGAGAAGCGCCGCCGGCGCGAACGGCAGAACGCCGAGAAGAAGGCGGCCGCGCTCAACGCCCAGGCCGACAAGATGCGCGCCAAGGCCACCAAGACGGTCGCCGCGCAGAACATGGCCCGCCGCGCGGAGAAGCTGCTGTCCGGCCTCGAGGACGTCCGCCAGTCCGACAAGGTCGCCAAGCTGCGCTTCCCCGAGCCCTCGCCCTGCGGCAAGACCCCGCTGATGGCCGAGGGCCTGTCGAAGTCGTACGGCTCCCTGGAGATCTTCACCGACGTCGACCTGGCCATCGACAAGGGCTCCCGGGTGGTCATCCTCGGCCTCAACGGCGCCGGCAAGACGACCCTGCTGCGGCTCCTGGGCGGCGTCGAACAGCCGGACACCGGCGCCGTCGTCCCCGGCCACGGCCTCAAGCTCGGCTACTACGCGCAGGAGCACGAGACCCTCGACCCCGAGCGCTCGGTCCTGGAGAACATGCGCTCCGCCGCGCCCGACCTGGACCTCGTCGAGGTCCGCAAGGTGCTCGGCTCGTTCCTGTTCTCCGGCGACGACGTCGACAAGCCGGCCGGTGTCCTGTCCGGCGGTGAGAAGACCCGTCTCGCGCTGGCGACCCTGGTGGTCTCCTCCGCGAACGTGCTGCTGCTCGACGAGCCCACCAACAACCTCGACCCGGCCAGCCGCGAGGAGATCCTCGGCGCGCTGCGCACGTACAAGGGCGCGGTGGTCCTCGTCACGCACGACGAGGGCGCCGTCGAGGCGCTCCAGCCGGAGCGGATCATCCTGCTGCCGGACGGCGTCGAGGACCTGTGGGGCGCCGACTACGCGGACCTGGTCGCCCTCGCCTGA
- a CDS encoding class II aldolase/adducin family protein yields the protein MTERRRAGGEEVRAWAELVGAARRTVTDGLVVGTSGNVSVRVGETVLVTPSGVPYDRLTPDDVTGVDLTGRQVLGTLVPTSELPMHLAVYRTTGARAVVHTHAVHATAVSTLVDELPLIHYMAAALGGPVRVARYATYGTDELAENMLRALDGRTGCLLQNHGTVTHGTTLDLAYDRTAQLEWMCRLWLTASSLPALSPSLLTPEQLAEVGERLRDYGQRG from the coding sequence ATGACCGAGCGAAGGCGGGCGGGCGGGGAGGAGGTGCGCGCCTGGGCGGAACTCGTCGGGGCCGCGCGCCGGACGGTCACCGACGGACTCGTGGTCGGCACCTCCGGCAACGTCTCGGTGCGGGTCGGCGAGACCGTCCTGGTCACGCCGTCGGGTGTGCCGTACGACCGGCTGACGCCGGACGACGTGACCGGTGTCGACCTCACCGGCCGGCAGGTCCTCGGCACGCTCGTCCCCACCAGCGAGCTGCCCATGCACCTGGCCGTCTACCGCACGACCGGGGCGCGCGCCGTCGTGCACACCCACGCCGTGCACGCGACGGCCGTCTCCACGCTCGTCGACGAACTGCCGCTGATCCACTACATGGCCGCGGCGCTCGGCGGACCCGTCCGGGTCGCCCGCTACGCCACGTACGGCACCGACGAGCTGGCCGAGAACATGCTCCGCGCGCTCGACGGCCGCACCGGCTGTCTCCTGCAGAACCACGGCACCGTCACCCACGGCACCACGCTCGACCTGGCCTACGACCGCACGGCCCAGCTGGAGTGGATGTGCCGCCTCTGGCTGACCGCGTCCTCGCTGCCGGCCCTGTCCCCGAGTCTGCTGACCCCGGAGCAGCTGGCGGAGGTGGGCGAACGCCTGCGGGACTACGGCCAGCGGGGCTGA
- a CDS encoding inorganic phosphate transporter yields MESFSLILAIVVVTALAFDFTNGFHDTANAMATTISTGALKPKVAVAMSAVLNLVGAFLSVEVANTISKGLVDEAGIRPEVIFAALVGAILWNLLTWLVGLPSSSSHALMGGLIGATVASAGFGAVHGDVLVTKVLIPAIAAPLVAGLAAMLATRLTYRMGKKANGKAAEKGYRAGQIASAGLVSLAHGTNDAQKTMGIITLALVAGGTLAPDSDPPMWVILSAGIAIALGTYLGGWRIIRTMGKGLTDLQPQQGFAAQTSAATVILASSHLGFSLSTTHSVSGSVMGAGLGRKGGVVRWSTATRMFVAWGLTLPAAALVAALAEWVCGFGSWGTAVVAVFLVSSSAAIWKISRREVVDHTNVNDHDVPGEEPSGVVTQAMAAVSPPPAGAVTEEFATIPAPADTAPPAKTTV; encoded by the coding sequence ATGGAAAGCTTCTCGCTGATCCTCGCGATTGTGGTGGTAACCGCTCTCGCGTTCGATTTCACGAACGGTTTCCACGACACCGCGAACGCGATGGCAACGACCATTTCGACCGGTGCGCTCAAGCCCAAGGTCGCGGTGGCCATGTCCGCCGTGCTGAACCTTGTGGGCGCCTTCCTCTCGGTGGAGGTCGCCAACACGATCTCCAAAGGCCTCGTAGACGAGGCCGGCATCCGTCCCGAGGTCATCTTCGCCGCCTTGGTCGGCGCGATCCTCTGGAACCTCCTGACCTGGCTGGTCGGCCTGCCGTCCAGCTCCTCGCACGCACTGATGGGCGGCCTGATCGGCGCCACCGTCGCCTCCGCCGGCTTCGGCGCGGTGCACGGCGACGTGCTCGTCACCAAGGTCCTGATCCCCGCCATCGCCGCCCCGCTGGTGGCCGGCCTCGCCGCGATGCTCGCGACCCGGCTGACCTACCGCATGGGCAAGAAGGCCAACGGCAAGGCCGCCGAGAAGGGCTACCGCGCCGGACAGATCGCCTCCGCCGGCCTGGTCTCCCTGGCCCACGGCACCAACGACGCCCAGAAGACGATGGGCATCATCACCCTCGCCCTGGTCGCCGGCGGCACCCTCGCCCCCGACTCCGACCCGCCGATGTGGGTCATCCTCTCCGCGGGCATCGCCATCGCGCTCGGCACCTACCTCGGCGGCTGGCGCATCATCCGCACCATGGGCAAGGGCCTCACCGACCTCCAGCCGCAGCAGGGCTTCGCCGCCCAGACCAGTGCCGCGACGGTCATCCTGGCCTCCTCGCACCTCGGCTTCTCCCTCTCCACCACGCATTCCGTTTCCGGTTCCGTGATGGGTGCGGGCCTGGGCCGCAAGGGCGGTGTCGTCCGCTGGTCGACGGCCACCCGGATGTTCGTCGCCTGGGGCCTGACGCTGCCGGCGGCGGCCCTGGTCGCGGCGCTCGCCGAATGGGTCTGCGGCTTCGGCAGCTGGGGCACCGCCGTCGTGGCCGTCTTCCTCGTCTCCTCCAGCGCGGCGATCTGGAAGATCTCCCGGCGCGAGGTCGTCGACCACACCAACGTCAACGACCACGACGTGCCGGGCGAGGAGCCGTCCGGCGTGGTGACGCAGGCGATGGCCGCCGTGAGCCCGCCCCCGGCGGGCGCCGTGACCGAGGAGTTCGCCACGATCCCGGCTCCCGCCGACACGGCACCGCCGGCCAAGACCACCGTCTGA
- a CDS encoding alpha/beta hydrolase: MRTVRATAAAVTAVLGAGAAAVAAGRFASDAALRTPPGGPLPTEPRLTVHATAAGRISLTRDFAALRPGTYGLAGDAFHAVVGPVLAGAPESADTVARRLERVTYGTVEPGDRAWLVPNLYTGEPGTALGLDSTALDIPGELGPLPAWFVPGARDTWVIAVHGLGATREHTMNLMAYLHRHGIPVLAPAYRGDPGAPRSPDGLNHLGETEWRDLDAALHHAVDSGARQVILYGWSTGAAMALRAAARSEVRARVAGLILDSPVLNWEATLRALAAARRTPAPLLPLAVRAAQGRTGLYGDRRPGAAHTNRITVPTQIFHGPDDTVAPWRFSRRLAAAHPNTITLHTVRGAPHAAMWNADPHSYEEILRRFLTPLM, from the coding sequence GTGCGCACTGTCAGAGCGACGGCCGCTGCCGTCACCGCCGTGCTGGGGGCCGGGGCCGCCGCGGTCGCCGCCGGCCGGTTCGCCAGCGACGCCGCCCTCAGGACGCCCCCGGGCGGCCCCCTCCCCACCGAGCCCAGACTCACCGTCCACGCCACCGCCGCCGGCCGGATCAGCCTCACCCGGGACTTCGCCGCGCTGCGCCCGGGCACCTACGGCCTCGCCGGTGACGCGTTCCACGCCGTGGTCGGACCCGTGCTGGCCGGCGCCCCGGAGTCCGCCGACACCGTGGCACGCCGTCTCGAACGCGTCACCTACGGCACCGTGGAGCCCGGCGACCGCGCCTGGCTCGTCCCGAACCTGTACACCGGCGAGCCGGGCACCGCCCTCGGCCTGGACAGCACCGCCCTCGACATCCCCGGCGAACTCGGACCGCTGCCCGCGTGGTTCGTCCCCGGGGCCCGGGACACCTGGGTGATCGCCGTCCACGGCCTCGGCGCCACCCGGGAACACACCATGAACCTCATGGCGTACCTGCACCGCCACGGCATCCCGGTGCTGGCCCCCGCCTACCGGGGCGACCCCGGCGCGCCCCGCTCCCCGGACGGCCTCAACCACCTCGGCGAGACCGAGTGGCGCGATCTCGACGCCGCGCTCCACCACGCCGTGGACTCCGGCGCCCGGCAGGTGATCCTCTACGGCTGGTCCACCGGCGCGGCCATGGCGCTGCGCGCCGCCGCCCGCTCCGAGGTGCGCGCTCGCGTCGCCGGTCTGATCCTGGACTCCCCGGTGCTCAACTGGGAGGCGACCCTGCGCGCCCTCGCCGCGGCCCGGCGCACCCCGGCCCCGCTGCTGCCGCTCGCGGTGCGCGCCGCCCAGGGCCGCACCGGCCTGTACGGCGACCGCAGGCCCGGCGCCGCGCACACGAACCGGATCACGGTGCCCACCCAGATCTTCCACGGCCCCGACGACACGGTGGCCCCCTGGCGGTTCTCCCGCCGGCTGGCCGCCGCCCACCCGAACACCATCACCCTGCACACCGTCAGGGGCGCCCCGCACGCGGCGATGTGGAACGCGGACCCGCACTCCTACGAGGAGATCCTGCGGCGCTTCCTCACCCCCCTCATGTGA
- a CDS encoding VOC family protein translates to MAGTGGGRPSVVPTLLYRDAKAAIRQLTEAFGFTELSVYEGEDGTVMHAELVQGNGAVMLGTKGRGGVFDTAMEGAGPAGVYVVVDDADAHHRRAVEQGAEILMPPTDQDYGSRDYLARDLEGNVWSFGTYAPETGG, encoded by the coding sequence ATGGCGGGTACGGGCGGCGGGCGTCCGAGCGTGGTTCCGACACTGCTGTACAGGGACGCGAAGGCGGCGATCCGGCAGCTCACGGAGGCCTTCGGGTTCACGGAGCTGTCGGTGTACGAGGGCGAGGACGGCACCGTGATGCACGCCGAGCTGGTGCAGGGAAACGGTGCGGTGATGCTGGGCACGAAGGGCCGCGGAGGGGTCTTCGACACGGCGATGGAGGGAGCGGGCCCTGCCGGGGTGTACGTCGTCGTGGACGACGCCGACGCACACCACCGGCGCGCGGTGGAGCAGGGCGCGGAGATCCTGATGCCCCCGACGGACCAGGACTACGGCTCCCGCGACTACCTGGCCCGCGACCTCGAGGGCAACGTCTGGAGCTTCGGCACCTACGCCCCGGAGACCGGGGGCTGA
- a CDS encoding cobyric acid synthase: MNGGGLLVAGTTSDAGKSVVTAGICRWLARQGVKVAPFKAQNMSLNSFVTREGAEIGRAQAMQAQACRVEPTALMNPVLLKPGGEQSSQVVLMGRPVGEMTARGYHGGRQQRLLGTVLDCLEQLRGTYDAVICEGAGSPAEINLRRTDIVNMGIARSAGLPVLVVGDIDRGGVFASFFGTVALLSRTDQELVAGFLVNKFRGDVSLLEPGLEMLHGLTGRRTYGVLPFRHGLGIDEEDGLRVSLRGAVRESAVAAPLGEDVLRVAVCAVPLMSNFTDVDALAAEPGVVVRFVDRPEELVDADLVVVPGTRGTVRALDWLRERGLADALRRRAAEGRPVLGICGGYQLLGESVEDDVESRRGRVDGLGILPVRVRFAREKTLTRPVGEALGEPVEGYEIHYGVAEVLGGEVFISDDRGRGLDGCRVGKTWGTHWHGSLESDRFRRAFLRKVAAAAGRRFVPAPDTSFAALREEQLDRLGDLIEQHADTDALWRLIESGAPQGLPFIPPGAPA; the protein is encoded by the coding sequence GTGAACGGTGGGGGGCTGCTGGTCGCCGGGACCACCTCGGACGCCGGCAAGAGCGTGGTGACCGCCGGGATCTGCCGGTGGCTGGCGCGGCAGGGCGTCAAGGTCGCGCCGTTCAAGGCGCAGAACATGTCGCTGAACTCGTTCGTGACGCGGGAGGGCGCCGAGATCGGGCGGGCGCAGGCCATGCAGGCCCAGGCCTGCCGGGTGGAGCCCACCGCGCTGATGAACCCGGTGCTGCTGAAGCCGGGCGGCGAGCAGTCCAGCCAGGTGGTGCTGATGGGCAGGCCGGTCGGCGAGATGACCGCCCGCGGCTACCACGGCGGACGCCAGCAGCGGCTGCTGGGCACGGTGCTGGACTGTCTGGAGCAGTTGCGGGGCACGTATGACGCGGTGATCTGCGAGGGGGCCGGCAGCCCGGCCGAGATCAACCTGCGGCGCACCGACATCGTGAACATGGGGATCGCCCGGAGCGCCGGGCTTCCCGTCCTCGTCGTCGGCGACATCGACCGGGGCGGCGTCTTCGCCTCCTTCTTCGGTACCGTCGCCCTGCTCTCCCGCACGGACCAGGAGCTGGTCGCCGGGTTCCTGGTGAACAAGTTCCGGGGCGACGTGTCGCTGCTGGAGCCCGGACTGGAGATGCTGCACGGCCTCACCGGGCGCCGGACCTACGGCGTGCTGCCCTTCCGGCACGGGCTCGGCATCGACGAGGAGGACGGGCTCCGGGTGTCGCTGCGCGGCGCCGTCCGCGAGTCGGCGGTGGCCGCCCCGCTCGGCGAGGACGTGCTGCGGGTCGCCGTCTGCGCGGTGCCGCTGATGTCCAACTTCACCGACGTGGACGCGCTGGCCGCCGAACCCGGTGTGGTGGTGCGGTTCGTGGACCGGCCCGAGGAACTCGTCGACGCCGACCTCGTGGTCGTGCCCGGCACCCGCGGGACCGTCCGGGCCCTCGACTGGCTGCGGGAGCGCGGCCTCGCGGACGCCCTGCGGCGACGGGCGGCCGAGGGGCGGCCGGTGCTCGGCATCTGCGGGGGCTACCAGCTCCTCGGGGAGTCCGTCGAGGACGACGTCGAGAGCCGGCGGGGCCGCGTCGACGGGCTCGGCATCCTGCCGGTGCGGGTGCGGTTCGCCCGCGAGAAGACGCTCACCCGCCCCGTCGGCGAGGCGCTCGGCGAGCCCGTCGAGGGATACGAGATCCATTACGGCGTCGCCGAGGTGCTGGGCGGGGAAGTGTTCATCTCCGACGACCGGGGACGCGGCCTGGACGGCTGCCGGGTCGGGAAGACCTGGGGCACGCACTGGCACGGCTCGCTGGAGTCGGACCGCTTCCGGCGGGCCTTCCTGCGCAAGGTGGCCGCCGCCGCGGGACGCCGCTTCGTGCCGGCCCCCGACACCTCGTTCGCCGCGCTGCGCGAGGAGCAGCTCGACCGGCTCGGCGACCTGATCGAACAGCACGCGGACACGGACGCGCTGTGGCGGCTCATCGAGTCCGGCGCGCCGCAAGGACTGCCCTTCATTCCACCGGGAGCACCCGCATGA